In Patescibacteria group bacterium, a single window of DNA contains:
- the rpoA gene encoding DNA-directed RNA polymerase subunit alpha: protein MKNISLPVKIEYQADEKNKNKGSVIVEPCYPGYGNTWGNALRRVLLSSLEGAAVTAVKIKGAKYEFSAMSDVSEDILDIILNLKSLRLKILSDTNEPIKLNLKASGEKKVTAGDITPCADVEILNPELIIATLTDKKIHFEMDIWVQKGYSWISSEEKSREGLEVGIIVTDSIFTPVVQVAVNIENVRVGKRTDFDKLIVTIETNGALTPQEAFYTASQLLTEQFSALTDGSRLIMETKATKEKTKDKKEKKEKKTAVKSKKKSK from the coding sequence ATGAAAAATATTTCTTTGCCAGTTAAAATTGAATATCAAGCTGACGAAAAAAATAAAAATAAAGGTTCTGTTATTGTCGAACCTTGCTATCCGGGTTATGGAAACACATGGGGAAATGCCTTACGCCGCGTTTTGCTTTCATCATTAGAAGGAGCAGCGGTAACCGCAGTTAAGATTAAGGGCGCGAAATATGAATTTTCCGCCATGTCGGACGTTTCAGAAGATATTTTGGATATAATTTTGAATTTGAAATCATTACGCCTTAAAATTTTAAGTGATACCAATGAACCGATTAAATTGAATCTTAAAGCAAGCGGAGAAAAAAAGGTAACCGCCGGCGATATTACGCCTTGTGCTGATGTTGAAATTTTAAATCCAGAATTGATTATTGCCACTTTAACAGACAAAAAAATTCATTTTGAAATGGATATTTGGGTACAGAAAGGATATAGCTGGATTTCTTCAGAAGAGAAAAGCCGTGAAGGATTAGAAGTGGGAATAATCGTTACTGATTCAATTTTTACTCCTGTTGTGCAAGTGGCGGTTAATATAGAAAATGTCCGTGTCGGCAAAAGAACTGATTTTGACAAACTTATAGTAACCATTGAAACAAATGGCGCTCTAACTCCTCAGGAAGCTTTTTATACCGCCAGCCAATTATTAACTGAACAATTTTCCGCTTTAACTGACGGTTCTAGATTGATAATGGAAACTAAGGCGACAAAAGAAAAAACTAAAGATAAAAAAGAGAAAAAAGAGAAAAAAACTGCCGTAAAATCTAAGAAAAAATCGAAATAA
- the ftsE gene encoding cell division ATP-binding protein FtsE: MIKFANVTKFYRPNTYALRNVSFHIKPGEFVSIVGQSGAGKSTIIKLLTAEEKADEGKIIIGGWDITKVRPAEIPTLRRQLGVVFQDFKLLSKKTVYENIAFALEVINTPYKNIKPIVKQVLKIVGLENKINYFPRQLSSGEAQRVVIARSLVHRPKILLADEPTGNLDPITTRDIIELLTKINEFGTTILLVTHNREIVNFFKKRVITLDRGVVIGDQTRGRYVI; the protein is encoded by the coding sequence ATGATCAAATTTGCTAATGTTACTAAATTCTATCGGCCGAATACTTACGCTTTGCGCAATGTTTCTTTTCATATTAAACCGGGCGAATTTGTTTCCATTGTCGGTCAATCAGGAGCGGGGAAAAGCACTATCATAAAATTATTAACCGCAGAAGAAAAAGCAGACGAAGGAAAAATTATTATCGGCGGATGGGATATTACCAAAGTCAGGCCGGCCGAAATACCGACTTTAAGACGGCAGCTTGGCGTAGTTTTCCAGGATTTCAAGCTTTTATCTAAAAAAACGGTTTATGAAAATATCGCCTTTGCCTTGGAAGTGATTAACACGCCCTATAAAAATATCAAACCGATTGTTAAACAAGTTTTAAAAATTGTCGGTTTGGAGAATAAAATTAATTATTTTCCGAGACAATTATCATCCGGCGAGGCACAGAGAGTGGTTATTGCCAGATCGCTCGTTCATCGCCCAAAAATATTATTGGCCGACGAACCGACCGGCAATCTTGATCCTATCACTACTCGCGATATTATTGAACTTTTGACAAAAATCAATGAATTTGGCACCACAATTTTATTGGTAACCCATAATCGGGAAATAGTTAATTTCTTTAAAAAGAGAGTTATTACCTTGGATAGAGGAGTGGTTATTGGCGATCAGACAAGAGGCAGATACGTTATCTAA
- the groL gene encoding chaperonin GroEL (60 kDa chaperone family; promotes refolding of misfolded polypeptides especially under stressful conditions; forms two stacked rings of heptamers to form a barrel-shaped 14mer; ends can be capped by GroES; misfolded proteins enter the barrel where they are refolded when GroES binds), which translates to MAKQILFDEKARAAIKRGVDQLAAAVKVTMGPVGRNVILDKGFGSPIITNDGVTVAKEIELEDKYENVGAQLLQEVATKTNDIAGDGTTTAVILAQAIISAGLKNVAAGANPLALKRGIDKGVAVVVKELKEKISKPVSTKAEIKQVASISANSEAIGSIIAEAMEKVGKDGVITVEESQSFNMELEVTEGMQFDHGYVSPYMITNPEKMSAEYDNPYILITERKISAVSEILPIMEKIAQSGKKDLVVIADEIEGEALATFVVNKLRGVFNVLAVKAPGFGDRKKETLGDIAALTGGKVITEDLGLKLENVNLNDLGKARKVIANKEETTIVNGKGKEEAIKNRIAGIKRELEKTTSEFDKEKLQERLAKLSGGVAVIKVGAATETAMKEIKFKVEDAVHATKAAVEEGVVVGGGLALLRCLSIVDKIKLEGDEIIGLQILKRALEEPIRQIAINSGEDGAVIAQKAKETKGNMGYNAATNKFEDLIEAGIVDPAKVTRTALQNAASIATLFLTTEAVITDKPVKEECKHEHGMGGGMPGMGGMGGEY; encoded by the coding sequence ATGGCAAAACAAATTTTATTTGATGAAAAAGCTCGCGCTGCTATAAAGCGAGGAGTAGATCAATTGGCGGCAGCAGTCAAAGTGACTATGGGACCGGTTGGCCGCAATGTTATTTTGGACAAAGGTTTCGGTTCGCCGATTATCACCAATGACGGCGTAACCGTGGCAAAAGAAATAGAATTGGAAGATAAATATGAAAATGTCGGCGCGCAATTGCTTCAAGAAGTGGCGACAAAAACCAATGATATAGCCGGTGATGGTACGACCACCGCGGTTATTTTGGCTCAAGCCATTATTTCCGCCGGTTTAAAAAATGTGGCTGCCGGAGCCAATCCATTAGCCTTGAAAAGAGGCATTGATAAAGGCGTGGCAGTAGTGGTTAAAGAATTGAAAGAAAAAATATCCAAACCGGTTTCCACTAAAGCGGAAATTAAACAAGTGGCTTCAATTTCGGCCAACAGCGAAGCAATCGGCAGTATTATTGCCGAAGCAATGGAAAAAGTCGGCAAAGACGGAGTTATTACCGTGGAAGAATCTCAATCTTTTAATATGGAATTGGAAGTAACTGAAGGAATGCAATTTGATCACGGTTATGTTTCTCCTTATATGATTACCAATCCGGAAAAAATGTCAGCTGAATATGATAATCCTTATATTTTAATCACTGAAAGAAAAATTTCAGCCGTGAGTGAAATTTTGCCGATTATGGAAAAAATCGCTCAATCAGGAAAAAAAGATTTAGTGGTGATTGCTGATGAAATTGAAGGCGAAGCTCTGGCCACTTTTGTGGTTAATAAATTACGAGGAGTTTTTAATGTCTTGGCTGTCAAAGCGCCTGGTTTTGGCGATCGCAAAAAAGAAACACTTGGCGATATTGCTGCTTTAACTGGCGGTAAAGTTATTACTGAAGATTTGGGTTTAAAATTGGAAAATGTAAATTTAAACGATCTTGGCAAGGCAAGAAAAGTTATTGCCAATAAAGAAGAAACAACCATTGTTAACGGTAAGGGAAAAGAAGAAGCGATTAAAAACAGAATTGCCGGCATTAAAAGAGAATTGGAAAAAACAACTTCTGAATTTGATAAAGAAAAACTTCAAGAAAGATTGGCGAAATTATCAGGCGGCGTGGCGGTAATTAAAGTTGGAGCCGCAACCGAAACAGCGATGAAAGAAATTAAATTTAAAGTTGAAGACGCGGTTCATGCCACTAAAGCGGCCGTGGAGGAAGGAGTGGTTGTCGGCGGAGGATTGGCTTTATTAAGATGCTTGTCAATCGTGGATAAAATAAAACTTGAAGGCGATGAAATAATCGGACTGCAAATTTTAAAAAGAGCATTGGAAGAACCGATTCGTCAAATTGCCATTAATTCCGGTGAAGACGGCGCGGTGATTGCTCAAAAGGCAAAAGAGACAAAAGGTAATATGGGTTATAATGCCGCGACAAATAAATTTGAAGATTTGATTGAAGCGGGAATTGTTGATCCGGCCAAAGTGACTCGGACGGCTTTGCAAAATGCCGCTTCCATTGCTACTTTATTTTTAACCACTGAAGCGGTAATAACCGATAAACCTGTTAAAGAAGAATGCAAGCACGAACACGGAATGGGTGGCGGAATGCCCGGAATGGGAGGAATGGGCGGGGAGTACTAG
- the def gene encoding peptide deformylase, with amino-acid sequence MDIKKFGDSILRVRCQEIKNIDDQVKKTAMEMLETMYHGRGVGLAAPQVGLNWQLVVIDAGKGPLVLINPKIIQKSNILVKGEEGCLSLPNVSLKIKRPSWVEIENRNIKTDNIQKFKAEGLLARVIQHEMDHLEGKLIIDRVPFWEKWCALGKLKTNMK; translated from the coding sequence ATGGATATCAAAAAATTCGGCGACTCTATCTTAAGAGTAAGATGCCAAGAAATAAAAAATATCGACGACCAGGTAAAAAAAACCGCCATGGAAATGTTGGAAACAATGTATCATGGCAGGGGAGTTGGGTTAGCCGCTCCTCAAGTTGGTCTTAATTGGCAGTTGGTTGTAATTGATGCGGGCAAAGGGCCTCTGGTTTTAATTAATCCAAAAATTATTCAAAAATCAAATATTTTGGTCAAAGGCGAAGAGGGTTGTTTAAGTTTGCCAAATGTGAGTTTAAAAATAAAAAGGCCTTCTTGGGTTGAAATAGAAAACAGAAATATTAAAACTGATAATATTCAAAAATTTAAAGCTGAGGGATTGTTGGCCAGAGTCATTCAACACGAAATGGATCATCTTGAAGGAAAATTGATTATTGATCGAGTTCCATTTTGGGAAAAATGGTGCGCCTTGGGAAAATTAAAAACAAACATGAAATAA
- a CDS encoding GIY-YIG nuclease family protein: protein MFYVYILQSKKDGKKYIGFSSDLKERIKQHKSGEVRATKNRLPLELVYYEAFSDKKAAQQQELFYKTGQGRRILNKRLFFVNKI, encoded by the coding sequence ATGTTTTATGTTTATATCTTACAAAGCAAAAAAGATGGTAAAAAATATATTGGATTTAGTTCTGATTTAAAAGAGAGAATTAAACAACATAAAAGTGGTGAAGTGAGAGCAACTAAAAATAGATTGCCGTTAGAATTGGTTTATTACGAAGCATTTAGTGATAAAAAAGCAGCTCAACAACAAGAGTTATTTTATAAAACAGGACAAGGAAGAAGAATTTTAAATAAAAGATTATTTTTTGTAAATAAAATATAA
- the rpsK gene encoding 30S ribosomal protein S11, with protein MAKEKKETKKETAEEPKKNKKVKKIKKGQAVRQIPKGQAYIQATYNNTIVSLTDLMGNVLSWSSAGKLGFRGPKKATPYAANIIVKDAVEKAQKYGLKEVQVFVKGVGMGREAAVRSLYTYGLEISTIKDTTPTPHNGCRPPKVRRV; from the coding sequence ATGGCAAAAGAAAAAAAAGAAACTAAAAAAGAAACAGCTGAAGAACCCAAGAAAAATAAAAAAGTTAAAAAGATTAAAAAGGGTCAGGCTGTCAGACAAATTCCAAAAGGCCAGGCCTATATTCAGGCTACCTATAATAACACAATTGTGTCTCTTACTGATTTAATGGGTAATGTTTTATCTTGGTCAAGCGCCGGTAAATTGGGTTTTAGAGGTCCAAAAAAAGCGACTCCTTATGCCGCCAATATTATTGTTAAAGACGCGGTGGAAAAAGCTCAAAAATACGGACTTAAAGAAGTTCAAGTTTTTGTTAAGGGAGTTGGAATGGGAAGAGAAGCAGCGGTCAGATCTCTTTATACTTATGGCCTTGAAATTTCAACTATTAAAGATACAACTCCGACTCCTCATAATGGATGTCGCCCGCCAAAAGTAAGAAGGGTATAA
- the ppsA gene encoding phosphoenolpyruvate synthase, giving the protein MTKKLVIPFKDLTIKDVPRVGGKNASLGEMYQKLTKKGIRIPNGFATTSDAYWYFLDESGLKKGIKEILKGLDVKDMKNLMTRGKKIRELILKSELSQDLKSEIVKFYKNLSKEYGVENVDVAVRSSATAEDLPGASFAGQQETFLNIHGEKELLIAVLKCIASLFTDRAIVYRTEQGFDHLNVALSVGVQKMIRSDLSCSGVMFSCDTESGFADVTVINSSWGLGENVVQGKVSPDEFIVYEPLNKGQFKPIVSKKLGLKEWTMTYDNKGNKSTKNLRTAFEKQNKFTLTDEEVLELARYSVIIEEHYKRPMDMEWAKDGHDKKLYVLQARPETIQSKRSLDVLEEYVLSGKEINSRTLARGKKFSAQGRSASGGSVLTTGVAIGSKIGTGEVNIIKTAKDISKFKPGQILVTEMTDPDWVPIMKIAKAIVTDAGGRVCHAAIVSRELGIPCVVGTGNATQKIHQGQKITVSCSEGEQGFVYNGLLPFKIKKTVIKGLKRPKTKIMMNVGDPEQAFAFGLIPNDGVGLAREEFIINDYIKIHPLALIHYSKIKDKKIKEQINKITIGYSDKVKFYVDKLAEGIAHIGAAFYPKDVIVRFSDFKTNEYANLVGGSLFEPTEANPMIGWRGASRYYGEKFKPAFELECQAIKKVREVMGLDNVIVMVPFCRTVKEGEDVLKIIDQYGLRKNKKGIKPLKVYVMCEIPSNVILGEEFAKIFDGFSIGSNDLTQLTLGLDRDSALVAHLFDERNEAVKRLVKKIIEIAHQYKRKVGICGQAPSDFPDFAEFLVKEGIDSISLNPDTVVKTTMDILKTEKNIRPKADPPRAEKKNK; this is encoded by the coding sequence ATGACCAAAAAATTAGTTATACCTTTTAAAGATTTAACCATTAAAGACGTTCCCAGAGTTGGCGGTAAAAATGCTTCCTTAGGAGAAATGTATCAGAAATTAACGAAAAAAGGGATTAGAATACCAAATGGTTTTGCCACCACATCTGATGCTTATTGGTATTTTTTGGATGAATCAGGTCTCAAAAAAGGAATCAAAGAAATTTTAAAGGGCCTTGATGTAAAGGACATGAAAAATTTAATGACTCGCGGTAAAAAGATTCGAGAGTTAATTTTAAAATCAGAATTGTCTCAAGATTTAAAATCGGAGATTGTTAAATTTTATAAAAATCTCTCCAAAGAATACGGCGTGGAAAATGTGGATGTGGCGGTAAGAAGTTCTGCCACCGCTGAAGATTTGCCCGGTGCTTCTTTTGCCGGCCAGCAAGAAACTTTTTTAAATATTCATGGCGAAAAAGAACTTTTAATAGCAGTACTTAAATGTATTGCTTCTCTTTTTACTGACAGAGCTATTGTTTATCGAACAGAACAGGGATTTGATCATCTTAATGTGGCTCTCTCAGTCGGAGTGCAAAAAATGATTCGTAGTGATTTGTCTTGTTCCGGAGTAATGTTTTCTTGCGATACGGAATCCGGTTTTGCAGACGTGACGGTTATAAATTCATCATGGGGATTGGGTGAAAATGTCGTGCAAGGAAAAGTCAGCCCAGACGAATTTATAGTTTATGAACCGTTGAATAAAGGCCAATTTAAGCCAATTGTCAGCAAGAAATTAGGTTTGAAAGAATGGACAATGACTTATGACAATAAAGGAAATAAATCGACAAAAAATTTGCGCACTGCTTTTGAAAAACAAAATAAATTTACTTTAACTGATGAAGAAGTTTTGGAATTGGCGCGTTACTCGGTTATTATTGAAGAACATTATAAGCGGCCAATGGATATGGAATGGGCGAAAGACGGTCACGATAAAAAATTATATGTTTTACAGGCAAGACCGGAAACAATCCAATCCAAAAGATCTCTTGATGTTTTGGAAGAATATGTTTTATCGGGAAAGGAAATAAATTCACGAACTTTAGCGAGAGGTAAAAAGTTCTCGGCCCAAGGCCGATCCGCCTCGGGCGGAAGTGTTTTAACAACCGGCGTGGCAATTGGCAGTAAAATCGGCACAGGTGAAGTTAATATTATTAAAACCGCAAAAGATATCAGTAAATTTAAACCCGGACAAATTTTAGTTACTGAAATGACTGATCCTGATTGGGTACCGATTATGAAAATCGCCAAAGCCATTGTTACTGATGCCGGCGGCAGAGTTTGCCATGCGGCGATTGTCTCTCGCGAATTGGGAATTCCTTGCGTAGTGGGTACGGGGAATGCCACTCAAAAAATTCATCAAGGACAAAAAATAACCGTTTCTTGTTCCGAAGGGGAACAGGGCTTTGTTTATAACGGTTTGCTGCCTTTTAAAATTAAAAAAACCGTGATTAAGGGTTTGAAAAGACCGAAGACAAAAATTATGATGAATGTCGGCGATCCGGAGCAGGCTTTTGCTTTTGGCTTGATTCCAAATGACGGCGTTGGCTTGGCGCGAGAAGAATTCATTATTAATGATTATATTAAAATTCATCCTTTGGCGCTTATTCATTATTCGAAAATTAAAGATAAAAAAATAAAAGAACAAATTAATAAAATTACCATTGGTTATTCTGATAAAGTTAAATTTTACGTTGATAAATTGGCCGAAGGCATTGCTCATATCGGCGCCGCGTTTTATCCAAAAGACGTAATTGTCAGATTTTCTGATTTCAAAACCAATGAATACGCGAATTTAGTCGGCGGTTCTTTGTTTGAACCGACGGAAGCAAATCCGATGATCGGCTGGCGCGGGGCTTCCCGTTATTACGGAGAAAAATTTAAACCGGCTTTTGAATTGGAATGCCAAGCGATTAAAAAAGTTCGCGAAGTGATGGGATTGGACAATGTGATTGTAATGGTGCCGTTTTGCCGAACCGTTAAAGAAGGGGAGGATGTGCTGAAAATTATTGACCAATACGGTTTGCGTAAAAATAAAAAAGGCATTAAACCTTTGAAGGTTTATGTGATGTGCGAAATTCCTTCCAATGTTATTTTGGGCGAGGAATTTGCCAAGATTTTTGACGGTTTTTCAATCGGCTCAAATGATTTGACTCAATTGACTTTGGGACTTGATAGAGATTCGGCTTTGGTGGCGCATTTATTTGACGAAAGAAATGAAGCGGTAAAAAGATTAGTTAAAAAAATTATTGAAATTGCTCATCAGTATAAACGAAAAGTTGGAATTTGCGGCCAAGCGCCAAGCGATTTTCCTGATTTTGCCGAATTCTTGGTTAAAGAAGGAATTGATTCCATTTCTCTTAATCCTGATACGGTGGTTAAGACTACGATGGATATTTTAAAGACCGAGAAAAATATTCGGCCCAAGGCCGATCCGCCTCGGGCGGAAAAGAAAAATAAATAA
- a CDS encoding co-chaperone GroES: MTKLQPLGSRLIVKPIEVNETTKSGIILPDTADKEKPVRGKVIAVGKGKMLENGQREIIDVKVGDEILFEKYGTDEYKIDKEEFLVVDYEKVVALIK, translated from the coding sequence ATGACAAAACTTCAACCATTAGGCAGTCGGTTAATCGTTAAGCCGATTGAAGTAAACGAAACAACCAAATCAGGCATTATTTTGCCGGATACAGCTGATAAAGAAAAACCTGTCAGAGGGAAGGTGATAGCCGTCGGCAAGGGCAAAATGTTGGAAAACGGCCAACGGGAAATTATTGACGTAAAAGTCGGTGATGAAATTTTATTTGAAAAATACGGTACGGACGAATATAAAATAGACAAGGAAGAATTTTTAGTTGTTGATTACGAAAAAGTTGTCGCGTTAATTAAATAA
- a CDS encoding patatin-like phospholipase family protein — MDFKKPKIIFVLSGGGARGLAHLGFLKVLEKEGIKPDAIIGVSMGAFIGGLYAAGMSIEEIGETAKQIKKFKKVLFFTSRPNKTGLIQGDQIEKYIANIVGKKRIENLKIPFYAVATDLNKGTDVVINKGPLIKAILASMAIPGLISPVKFKNKILIDGRISNPLPIDLARDLGGDLIIVSNTQFPVQKINVYSINIIGILRRSLEIVESKNLENLLSKEKEIVVVMPKVAKINILEYELAEKIISLGKLATQKKLGEIKKRLNIV; from the coding sequence ATGGATTTTAAAAAACCGAAAATAATTTTTGTTTTAAGCGGCGGGGGAGCGAGAGGACTCGCGCATTTGGGTTTTTTAAAAGTTTTGGAAAAAGAAGGAATTAAACCGGACGCAATAATCGGGGTGAGTATGGGAGCATTTATCGGCGGTTTATACGCAGCCGGCATGAGTATTGAAGAAATAGGAGAAACAGCGAAGCAAATCAAAAAATTTAAAAAAGTTTTATTTTTTACTTCCCGGCCCAATAAAACAGGTTTAATTCAGGGAGACCAAATAGAAAAATACATTGCGAATATTGTCGGTAAAAAAAGAATTGAAAATTTAAAAATTCCATTTTATGCCGTGGCCACTGATTTAAATAAGGGGACTGATGTGGTGATAAATAAAGGACCCTTAATTAAAGCTATCTTGGCGAGCATGGCTATTCCGGGGCTTATTTCGCCGGTTAAATTTAAAAATAAAATTTTAATTGACGGCAGAATCAGTAATCCGTTGCCCATAGATTTGGCGCGTGATTTGGGAGGCGATTTGATAATTGTTTCCAATACTCAGTTTCCTGTGCAAAAAATAAATGTCTATTCAATCAATATTATTGGCATTTTACGACGCAGTTTGGAAATAGTTGAAAGTAAAAATTTGGAGAATTTACTTTCAAAAGAAAAAGAAATTGTTGTTGTTATGCCAAAGGTGGCTAAAATTAACATATTGGAATACGAATTGGCGGAAAAAATAATTTCATTGGGTAAATTGGCAACTCAGAAAAAATTGGGAGAAATAAAAAAACGATTAAATATTGTTTAA
- the rplQ gene encoding 50S ribosomal protein L17, whose amino-acid sequence MKHRNKKKILSRKIGPRKALIRIMAINFLLKEKIKTTEAKAKAVRPIIERLISSAKTDDLATRRKIIASLNNIEVTKKLLEKIGPRYKERAGGYIRIIKIGRRRGDAAEMVFMELVK is encoded by the coding sequence ATGAAGCATAGAAATAAAAAAAAGATTCTATCTAGAAAAATCGGTCCGCGAAAGGCCTTGATTAGAATTATGGCCATTAATTTTCTTTTAAAAGAAAAAATTAAAACCACAGAAGCAAAAGCCAAGGCAGTAAGACCGATAATTGAACGTTTAATTTCTTCGGCTAAAACTGATGATTTGGCTACCAGAAGAAAAATCATTGCCTCTCTTAATAATATTGAAGTTACCAAAAAACTTTTGGAAAAAATCGGTCCGAGATATAAAGAAAGAGCAGGCGGTTATATAAGAATTATAAAAATCGGCCGACGCCGCGGAGACGCTGCGGAGATGGTTTTTATGGAATTAGTTAAATAA
- the rplM gene encoding 50S ribosomal protein L13, which translates to MKNVIRKIHTIDATDKAIGRLATEAVRLLSGKHKVEYVPYLDQGDIVVVKNLEKVKITGQKLTQKKYYHYSGYPGGMKTRTMGKIFVKNPQDVLHRAVYNMLPKNQLRRGMIKRLKFI; encoded by the coding sequence ATGAAAAATGTAATTCGTAAAATACATACAATTGATGCCACAGATAAAGCGATTGGGCGTTTGGCGACAGAAGCTGTCAGGCTTCTTTCAGGTAAGCATAAAGTTGAATATGTTCCGTATCTTGACCAAGGCGACATTGTAGTTGTCAAAAATCTTGAAAAGGTTAAAATTACCGGTCAAAAATTAACTCAGAAAAAATATTATCATTATAGTGGTTATCCGGGCGGTATGAAAACGAGAACAATGGGCAAGATTTTTGTAAAAAATCCGCAAGATGTTTTACATCGAGCTGTTTACAATATGTTACCCAAGAATCAGTTGAGAAGGGGAATGATTAAAAGATTAAAATTTATTTAA
- the rpsD gene encoding 30S ribosomal protein S4, with the protein MKFGPQCKICRREGKKLFLKGDRCNAAKCPLLKRKYPPGMHGPKGYGRLSEYGVQLRAKQCLKRSYNILEQQIKNYFKKAKRLKGDTGVNFMKLIELRLDSVIYLAGFVNSRKNARQTVSHGNIFVNNKAVDIPSYQVQVGDIITPRPKKEITDKVSEQLNSRKDQGLKSWFNVDAKNLKVTILKEPEPEDLPKEFDIKLIIEFYNR; encoded by the coding sequence ATGAAATTCGGTCCTCAATGTAAAATATGTCGTCGTGAAGGCAAAAAACTTTTTCTAAAAGGTGATCGTTGTAATGCAGCGAAATGTCCTTTGCTTAAAAGAAAATATCCGCCGGGAATGCATGGCCCTAAGGGTTATGGTCGTTTATCAGAATACGGCGTTCAGTTAAGAGCAAAACAATGCCTTAAACGTTCTTATAATATTTTGGAACAGCAAATAAAAAATTATTTTAAAAAAGCCAAACGATTGAAAGGGGATACCGGAGTCAATTTCATGAAATTGATAGAATTAAGATTAGACAGTGTTATTTATCTGGCCGGTTTTGTTAATTCAAGAAAAAATGCCCGTCAGACAGTTTCTCACGGCAATATATTTGTTAATAATAAAGCGGTTGATATCCCGTCTTATCAAGTACAAGTGGGCGATATCATCACTCCTCGGCCGAAAAAGGAAATTACCGATAAAGTCAGCGAACAATTAAATTCAAGAAAAGACCAAGGATTAAAATCATGGTTTAACGTTGATGCCAAGAATCTTAAGGTTACGATTCTTAAAGAACCGGAGCCGGAAGATCTTCCTAAAGAATTTGATATTAAATTAATTATTGAGTTTTATAATCGATAG
- a CDS encoding NGG1p interacting factor NIF3, protein MTQKEIYNLAIKMGIEADLRGKKMVEKIMKRINQKYEAMSKDQKEEFDEERLTNPYSDSRILFDPSTIRQAHGSGQAKKQIKRILVGVDMEIGELLLADKLGNIDLVLAHHPDGCALAGLDDVMKLQADVLNLYGVPINIAENLIHIRMEEVSRGVSSANHNEAVDAAKLLNMGFMCVHTPCDNLVADFLKKKIEKEKPEFVEDLLKLLKSIPEYKEAIKIGVGPRLFTGKSENHCGKIALTELTGGTEGSPEIYEKLSQAGVGTVVAMHLSEKHVKEAIKAHINVVVAGHISSDSLGLNLFLDKLAKQKIEIIPCSGLIRIKR, encoded by the coding sequence ATGACTCAAAAAGAAATTTACAATTTAGCCATTAAAATGGGCATTGAAGCGGATTTGCGAGGCAAAAAAATGGTTGAAAAAATAATGAAAAGAATCAATCAAAAATACGAGGCAATGTCTAAGGATCAAAAAGAAGAATTTGATGAAGAAAGATTGACTAATCCGTATTCCGATTCGCGTATTTTATTTGACCCTTCGACCATTCGACAAGCTCATGGCTCAGGGCAGGCAAAAAAGCAAATTAAAAGAATTTTAGTCGGCGTTGATATGGAAATAGGCGAACTTTTACTAGCCGACAAATTGGGTAATATTGATTTGGTTTTAGCGCATCATCCGGATGGTTGCGCTTTGGCCGGGCTGGACGATGTGATGAAACTTCAGGCAGACGTTTTAAATCTTTACGGCGTGCCGATTAATATTGCCGAGAATTTAATTCATATTCGCATGGAAGAGGTGAGTAGAGGGGTTTCTTCAGCTAATCACAATGAAGCCGTGGATGCGGCAAAATTATTAAATATGGGTTTTATGTGTGTTCATACTCCGTGCGATAATTTAGTGGCTGATTTTCTCAAGAAAAAAATAGAAAAAGAAAAACCGGAATTTGTTGAAGATTTATTGAAATTATTAAAAAGCATTCCTGAATATAAAGAGGCGATTAAAATCGGAGTCGGGCCGAGGCTTTTTACCGGCAAATCGGAAAATCATTGCGGAAAAATTGCCTTAACCGAACTTACCGGCGGTACCGAAGGCTCGCCCGAAATTTACGAAAAATTATCTCAGGCCGGAGTTGGTACGGTGGTGGCCATGCATCTCAGCGAAAAACATGTTAAAGAAGCTATTAAAGCACACATTAACGTAGTCGTGGCCGGGCATATTTCATCAGATTCGCTGGGCTTGAATTTATTTTTAGATAAACTTGCCAAACAAAAAATTGAAATCATTCCTTGTTCCGGACTAATCAGAATAAAAAGATAA